The Apium graveolens cultivar Ventura chromosome 3, ASM990537v1, whole genome shotgun sequence sequence CTGTTAACAgagtaagattaagttatatgtatgtgtgtgggCTAGCatataaattattgtatgttacatctcttagtaaattatgatggtttcaattatttatatgctaaatatctgatttatgtacatgcataatcattattaacatctagtgagataattgattacttaaataacatgcatttataattatacaaaaattaaaattatgtaataaataaattgctataatttatatatggtattcacattatcactgacaagCAATCCATATCTATTATTACGCAAccgggtatcaatcatggttgtaaaataaaaatgaattatatatttttaagacttattattgatattcatgattttttcaagaattcgaaagaaaaatttatatcgttatttaaaccgtttttaaatttctttcattacgactctaatatttcttaatataataatttgataacattatcTTATTTAAATAAGAATATGATGTAAATATTTTTTAAGTCTTAATATATTCTTTAAAATACTAAAATTCATCAATTTACATTTGGTTATAGTAGAGTTGAAGAAAAATCTGTAGAATTGgtcaagaaaaatatttattttcttgACACATATTTATAGGTATCTATTTGGTATTTTGTACGATTTTAGTGATCAAAATAATATCTCATCACTTCTATATATAATAGAAGAACAAGGGTATAATTTCATGGGATTAAAAtgtctcattgaaaagactaaattacccctgtttttaatatttatataaaatatgtgattTGTGGGAATTGAACTCAAGTTATTTCATTTAACTATACAACCTCTTACCACTACACTatattgtcacatgtgctttttatcatacacataatatgtaagtgtgttaaataaatattttgtttaactttaaagatactaTTTGAATTGCGCAAAAAAATgatagttagttgaatatttgtacaattaattttaaagaattgaattccagatataaaattaggcatagtacataaatagattattatcttatttattaatcattttttagtttgaaaatatatctcatatatttttaacacatttttttattataaaaagtaattagaatgtacatatataatttttttaaaaatattgaaaatagaatcgcttatatataaataatctatattggtattatatatttagataagttcgaattataatgagtcaatgcattttagaacttgacccattgttcaaaaaatactcgaaatttgactaaataacccggccgaaaaatatcgtcacattctatgtttagtaaatttaaattacaagttcggcAAGAATATCATACCAATAatgtgattttttttaatatcttatgttaatataaattaatgtgtttaaGGTTTTTATATGATcaaatgaattgattatttatataaaaactactaacttcactggtaacgcattattatttttgggatttttcccaattttaagaatatttgaaatttgaaattagATCACtctagatttgttaaaactacgatgatatattaattcgatttatttttcatttttcactttaaaaaaactaactttttaaaaagaattcatttagattagcaatattcattgatcaagataatattgtacaaatattttgaattattttaatattttgaattattcaaataaaagttatatctatactatattgtatcatttgattcaatacattttatattatttaagaaaaaaacatatattgttcaataatttgaagaaattaaccagttcaactgatatttataaaactttagcaaacataatttttttaattttagaagaataatataaaaaatagttataattttttttataaaaataaatattttctaaaaaaatctagatatattatctaaaatagtTGTAAATAAAACCTAGAGCCGCCCCCATCTTTTCTGTAGAGCCGTATGCATCTTAAACATCAAAATCGGAAGGGCTTCCACCGGTTTAAACTGGGGGAATGCCCTAAATCCTTGTACTTGTTTAACTTGtttctttaaataattttcttcTTACGGGAAGAATTTCTATCATTTTAATTAAGTTTGGTTTATTTTTCTAGATTTACATCATCAGGGCTTTCAATTGACTTTTGTGGTTTTCAATTTACATTTTCAATTCAAACGAGATTTATTAGAGTCGAGAGTTAAAAGCCTATTTTGTGGTTTTGACTGTTTAATCTaagtttttttcaattttatttattttggtttGTTTTTATTTCGGATTTTGGCTTGTATTCTCAGGTTGTTTTCTCTTTTTGGTGAGAGTTTTGTTTTTTCGCTTTTTCATTATAAGCGGGAGTCTGTATTTgataataaaattttgaaatcgTATTTCTGGTTGATTGCTTAAATTATAATTCCAGCGGGACATGATGAAGATAATACCAGTAATTCAACGAGAATGTATGAAGTGGATACTTGTAATTGTACATATAGTATCTTCAAAATATCGTTTAACTTTCTTTTCATGATAATAGACGATTACAATTTATTGTTTGTTCAACTTGAGTTGTATGACTTTTTATTATtgaattaataatttttttttcaaacaTATATCATCTAAAATACTAAAATTCACAACTTTTTATTTAATTATAGTGGCATTAAATAAAAATGTGTATAAcctaataaaatataatatttaccTTCTCGATTCATATTTAGAGatatttttttgatattttatACAATTTTGATGATCAAAATGATATCATATCACATTTAATTAGTGTCTATTTTTAACACTTAACACTGTTGTGAACTATGGCTTAGAGTTTTTACACTGACATCCCACTCTCAGTCAAAATCATACCAAAAACTGTAATTCTCTCAAATTCTTcacaaattttatttataatttaactGCCATCCCACTCTCAATGTCAAAATCATACCAAAAACAGTAATTCTCTCAAATTCTTCTCAAATTTTATTTACAATTTTAAGTCTGAGTCCGAGTATCCATCCAAAATTTGAAGTCTGAGTCTACATCCAAAATTTTAAGTCTGAATCTGAATCTCCATCCCGAActatatatttatatcttttcGCAACTTTGATCCCTAACTATAGCATTACTTAACCACTTCTATATTGAAACttgtatataaaatataaaatagagAACGAATGGAGTCctcaaatatttaataataacaGGATTTAATAAACTCTTTATAAACATTCAGAATTAACTATATAAATTCTCCTCCAATTTCGGTGTTCAATCTCCTCCCAACTATATAAATTGTTCCCCAGTTTCGGTGTTCAATCTCCTCCCGTCATTATTTGTTTACTTTATGTTACTGAAGAGTTTAAAATTCCCCAAACATTTTGTAAAGTCCCCTTTTATGAAAATTATTCTATGGTATTCAATATTTTTCATTATTAATACAATAAAGCTAAAATATTATAtcttattaaatattaaaaaataccAAGACTGATTATTTTGAGAGACTTTTTCAAAGACACGTTTCTTTTTTTTGCAAAATTacaatattttttaattttaatttgaaaaaaatacaattttacaatttttttacaaaaaaaaaggTTTTGCATGCAACAATCTGCAACAATCAAATACAAACCGCTGCAAGATGCAAACTCAATTGTAATCAAAAGAAAATTCTGTATAAGTTGCATATTTGGTTATTTTTTATTGCAAACCGCATTTTTACAGTTTTGTAAAAAGATGATATAATTGGAAAAAAAACATTACAAAAAAAagtatttttggtaatttctGTTATTTTGATTAATGATTTACTTCCAATTAACaaattaattaatgattaattaatCACTGATCGGTAAATGTTGCAATAACCGATTGCCCTGCAAGGATCCCACTAAAAAGAAGTTGTGAACAAAGAGAAAGGAGGGGGGTGAAAGCTTCAGACATCCAAGGAAGGAAGAGGAGCAGCATAATCTCTCAAGCCCGGCGAAAGGCGAAAGATCTTAGTCGGCCACTGCGAATGTCTCTGAGAAACAAGCCTTACTTTCTATCATCATCAGCCCCCCTCAACAACTTCAATTATActaatttcaaaacaatgaatatGAGTGCGAGAAGGATAAGATGTACGCAAACTTTTTAAAAGTTTTTGGTAAAAGTTTTGGAAAACATAAAATTGATGTAAGAGTTATACTGATGTAGGAACATCTGAATGCTCACACCCAAATAGAAAACAGGGCAGCGCCAGAATCTCAGTTCCCCAAACTTATTGGCAACGTACAGCACTGTAAGCACTATTGTTATTAAGCACTTCAGCGACTCTAAATTGTTGCCTTGCTTTTCTTATCATCTTTTTTTTAACACAAAACATCAACAAAAAGAATTAACAACTAGACAGACTGAGTAAACGATTGAATATGCTCAAGAGCCGCTAAGTGGCTAGCTTCAATGTATTTTTTACTCAGGGGAGATTGAATTATATAATGTGGGGTTGGAAACCCTAATTCTCTTGGGCCGCTCTTAATTACCAAAGTAACCTTCTACATGGCCCAGCCCATGTCCAGATCCAGAATGGCAGAAACAATCAAACCCGAGAGAATTGTGGCCCAGCCTTGTTGATACAATCTAATCTATGTTTGAATgtcataattatttttttttagaaaaagtTTATATATCTTGTAAATGAATATTTGTTCAACCGAATCCGGGAAGAGGGAGAATCGAATGACTGACAGCTGATAATTTTTTATTACTGGACTATCACAGTTCACGGCtcaatattataaataaattcgTGTCTTCAGAATTGCTAGTCCCCTACCTTTTAATTTGTCAAGTTAATGATCAAGACTCGTTACTGGAGCTCCTTGTTTTATAGACAAGTAATCTAATAAAAATCTATTGTTTCATGTTGTTAGAATTAATGTCTTTTATGTGTATTTCAGattttcaatttcatcttcttccACAGTTATGCAATCTTATATAAAGCATTCTATATGTGAAAGTTCTTGCAACTTATAAGTTAAAGGTCTTTGATCATGGTCATGGCCACACCTAACCAGCTCTAAGCAATGCTTGGGATTAAAATTTGTTTTAATCCATAAAACATACAAACATTCTACTCTAGAATAATTAAGGTCTAAGAATTTAGAAACTGCAACATTTTCTTCCTTACCCTGAATCGAATACAGTAGAATCAATACAACATCTCGAGTCTCCAGAACTAGGCTTTTGTGCATCCCGGTTGCTGCTAGTCCATACATTATTACGGCATTATCTAACCACCCTTTCCAACATCATTTATAACTTAGAGTTGTGTTCTGGTCTGTGAGTGAACTCAAAATCTATGTGAACAAATGCTCGTTCGACTTCTGGGAGTTGCTCTAGTTTTTCTTGAAGTGTTTCACCAATATTATGTGCTTGGCTAAGTAACATGTCCTCTGGCAAGACAATGTCAACTTCAACAAAGTAATGAGACCCGAATGTGTAGGCTCTAACTGTATCGATTTGTTTGATCTCTTCGTGGTGATTCCATATCAGATATGTCAGTTTTGCAAGGAACTCTGGTGGAGCTGTTCTTCCAATTAGTGACCATACATTCTCTATTACTGTCTTTGCCCACGTACTTATTGTATATAATGCTATCTGCAATGAAATTCGATAAGAAAAATGATTATTCTTTAGTTAGTAATCAATATTAGTTAATCATAAGATGCACATTATTACCCTTAAATGGAGACTGTTAAAACCGTAAATTAAAGTGATGGTCATGGTAAGTAGGCCAAGTTATCAACTTACAATTATAGCCCCAGTGGGATCAATCCACCAGTGGAATTGGATGGCGAGAACAGCAGTCACTAATCCCACCGAGTTGGTGATTACATCAAAGAAATGATCTTGAGCATAAGCTCTCACtatttcatttttaaatctcCGACAATACACCATAAGCACAAACTTAATCACAGTTACAGAAACCATGATTCCTATCATCCATTTTTCCTTTCCAGGATCGGTTTCTGGACGAGACTGCAAAAAAAAAAGAAGTCAGTATCAGCTTTTTTGTTATTTCAACTTTGGTTCTCTTAAGAGAAAATACATTAGGTTACACAGTACAGTTATGGACAACATTTGACTACTTGAAGGTGGACCATAGTCAGAGCTAAGTAGTACCTTAGTGACAAGTTCCCTGGCAGATTCCAGCAATATTTGTAACCCAAGAGTTGCCATTACTGAAGCGAAAACAATAATACCCTGAAAACTTGAGCCTGTTAATATAGTAGCACATCcaattttcaaaataaaattatgaagACAAAAGTTGCATAAAAAACAAAATGATAACAGATAAAAAATGAAAGCAAAGGAAGAACGAAAGATCTTTGCAAAGAAACAATATAACAGACGCAGAACAGCAAGTGCAAATTCAATTTAAGAAGCCCCTGCTGAACATTATCATTTTTCATACTTTCCTAGAACATATAGTTGAATTTCATGACTTACCACCGGTTGCATTCTCTTCTTGCCAATTGGATAGTGGTACTGATTCGGATTTCTCATAGCATAAGAAGTAAACCACAGTATGAACCCTGAAAGGAGGTCCAAGAGGGAATCCAAAGTTGAGGCAATAACCGCTAAAGATCTGCTTTCAATAGAAGCAAACACTTTTGCCACAAAAAGTACCAAGTTAGCTATGTTCGACACCTGAATGGCCATTCGCTCACTCCTTGCTACTTGTTTCATTTCATCCTGGAAATTCGTTCGACTTTATTAGAGGCATATTTATCGGTCACTACAGTTTCCAACATGGAGATCAATCCTCTTTTTAGTGCAAGAGTAAGGCATTTCAAATTAAGAGGGCGGGGATTAAATCAGCTTCAATTAGTAATAACCAATCTGAATTTCAAGCAACTGCCCTCCTCTTTCGAGGAAATTGATGCTAGTTTTCCAAGTTTATGTACTACATTGGAAGAAATAGAAGGTACTTGCGGCATTACATAATTACAAACTTACGAACCTCTGTTAGACTTCCTGGTAAACAACCTGTTTCATTAATTGTTTCCATCTCAGTGAAGCTCTCAAGAAGCTTTTCTTGCTTTTCGTAGTACTCCGCAATCTTTCCTTGTTTTCCTGAAAAAACAATCAGATGAAACACACCAATTAAAGAACtgaaattaaatttattattgaTGACACACAGAAAACTAGAGAAACAGTTCCAGTTTGGAAATCTTCACATATAAATCAAAACTACTCGTTTTTCACCTAAAGACAGAAAATAAAAGAGGCTATAAGCACACACTAGACAAACCCGAATAAAAGAAAACAAAGACTAATATAAGGTGATTATCAAGACACAGCCAATGAAGTAAGTACTAAATACTAATTACTAAATACTAAATACTCAGATCAAAGAATACAGTTAACCACCAGTTGAAGCCTTACTCAAACATAACTGCAACAACCTTAATCAATCATACTAAATACTTAATTCAACGATTTAACTAACTCGGATGATCAAGAAAAAGGTCACTCTGTGTGTGATTTATACCAAGTGAAAATTCCAAACAACAAACTATCATATGTTGCCGCTAGAATTTACTCATGTTTGTGGAAGTGCACCAGTGCATCAAAAATTATATCAGCAAAAACTAGGGTCAGTAATGTGATGAAAAAATACTTGGAATTCGAAGAAGACTGCGAAAACCAAAGGGTTGGGCTGAAGAATGACGTCGAGGTAACCGAAACTTGTCAATATCTAGTCTCCATGATGACTGATCACCGGTGGAAGAAAGTAGTTCCGTCCGATAACTATAATCCATCTCTGTTTCTCTACCACTGCCGATCTCCATTGTTGTTATAATAAACAATTTTGGTAAAAAAAATGTATGTTTCAAAACATGTGTATGTTAAGTATGTGATTTTGATGAGTTGAGGTATGGAGTGGTTTGTTAGCAAGTATTTGTAACAGAAACATATAACACAGAGAAGCAGTTTTTGAAACGTGGGAACTAAGCCCTGTGAAACCTGTTATATAGGCATGTGTTCCGTTTTCCAATTTGATACTACTTTTTTGATGTTTCCCTTTGTAAACAACAAATCATGTCTTGCATTCTTCTACGGAAATATTACCTTACCTAAATTAAATAAAAACATAGGAAACTTCACTTTTGACAAAGGATTTTTTTTTAAGTTTTCATGAATTTtctcaaaatatttttcattgtgaaaaaaaattgatttttttttggaTACTGGACATTGCTTTTCAAAAATAAGACAGGGATGCCGGTTTTTATTGTTGTTTTAATATATTTAGTTGGAAAGAAGACTACGGTGCGATGATGTGGTtatttcattattattattattattattattattattattattattattattatatggAATAGGAACTCGAAAGTTGCTTTTGAATCGTTAGTTAGTAAAATGGGATGCGAGAATATGAACAAGAGATATGAATGTAATGTGATGGTATTCCAACGTTAAGTAGGGAATAATTTACCCATTTAACGAAAATAAAATTCTCATTTTTCTTCAacatattattaattcaaatacTAATACATGAGTTTAGAAATTTTATTACGGTTAACCGGACTTATTAATTAATCACAAACCAAACGACTGCTAAATTATAATCCTAACCGCAGTATCGGATAACAATCAAACGGCAAAGATCAAAAGGCAGTTATCGAGTCCCAAAAAGGGAGTATTATGGGTGACTAGTAAGATTACACTATACATGCAAAAACAAATATAGTGGGATTCGATTCATTCGAAAGGTAATACAAAATTTGTCTCCAAAATAAATATCATTGCCACTTATATATCCACTTCTAGCGGTTAGAAGATAAGATAATTAATATCTTCCCACTTTATAAAGTTATATATACGGTAGATTCATCTTCTTTCTTTTTTAAATCACGCGATTGACTTCAAATGCAATAGGGATACATTGTTCAAATGAAATTTTCTTGAAACCATAATTCAtagtggactccatagaactcagccctatatatatatatatatattgcaacTTTATCAAGCCCTTGAGTGTGCCGTGCATATATTGCAACTAGATAATATATAGAGCAAAGAGGTTAAAACAACCTTAAATGATCTACACAATTATACAATCAAACTTAACAGACGCGTCGACAGAAAGAAGTTTTACTTCAGACTTCAGAGTACTTATTTGAAAGCTCCAGCATGTGAGTCTCTAATCTTATATATGATGACAAACAACAATGTCACTGAAATGCAAAAATGATCACTATATCTTTAAATTCTACTTTGACACACTAATTATAGCGAAAAAATTGTAGCACCAATTGCTTCCCATCATATTTAGTTGGCAGCCGCTACCAATGCCATGTGTTCTATCAGGTCCAGTACTCGGTTGCTGAACAAAAAATAAATTGACAATAGGTTGTTAAAAGCAATTGCATCAAGAGATAGATTGAATATGAGATTAATGCAAGATAGCAAGTGTACCTGTAACCCCATTCATTGTCATACCAGGAGACAAGCTTCATGAAAGACGAAGTCAGTCCCATCCCAGCTTGTGCATCAAATATACTTGACCTGGTTAAGAACAGTATTGGAATAAAGGGACATATAGTTGGTAGTTATAAAAAGCTAAACAGGATGTACAGCTGTACACGAGCACTACTAGTGTCGTGATTGGTTGGGGTGAACAAAGTCGGGAGAGAATGGAATGAAATTTGTACTATTTATGGGTAAATATTCATAAATTTCATTCTTTCCTCTGTCCCATTCCTAACAATTCAAAGTAGAACTCAAACACATCAACTTCTAAGAAAGAATACTTCATTCCCCATCCAATAATTCTCCTTACAAACTGCACTTACTGTGCTTGGTAAGCGAAAGCCCTTTTGTATAGGTTTGAGCTATGCAGCTGACCTTGTTCGTTATCATAGAAAGGAGAAAGGTCTTATTCAGCTTGCCGACTACGGCTGGTAGCAAAATGAAGTCCTCAAAACCCCATTAGAGAAGAAATTCCTGGAGGCCATAAGCCCCTTTATAGAGAAGGGTGACTTTCTTGTGGTAGTCATTACAGATGAGCAAGTAGGCCGTCCTATTCGTTTTCCTTGCAAACTTTATTATAAAAAATTGTCAAATGCATTTTTATTCGTTCCATCCTCTTGCAATCTTTTTCCCCCTCCCCTTTAATCTTGTTCACAATTTTTAATTCCATTCTCCTCAACTCTTTAACCAAATGgagcacaaaggttgaactatCGATAAGTCTGGGATTCCTGTTAAAAACTGTTTAGGTGTGGGagaaaatgttttaaaaattgtAATTTGATGAAGTTAGAAGGGACATGTCTTCTGTAAACATGGAAGTCGGGATAAAAGCTGAAAAGTAAGTGGTTGGTAAATAACTTTAAAAAAGTGTTGTTAATAAGTACACTATTTTTAATGGAACTGTATACATATTGATAACTATTGTACAGAAATGCCTAAAGAATATATCAGAATATAATAATGAAATATAAAAAACATTAAGAactttatattaaaataaaattacatTTGTCAATGTGAATATACTTTTTATTGTACAGCTATGGATTGTGATTTACATAACTCCGATAGGATACTTTTATTGTAAATAAcatatttaaatgaaataaatatataaataaatttacatCGAGCTAACACAGACTGCAATGAAGACTATTTGTCCTCGATCAGTTCATACTGGTATATATAGTCTTAATATAAGAATACTATTTATCAGAACAAATAACAAATTATTAATATAAGGAAAATTAGGTAGAAGAGAAGACATTTAGAAATAACGATAAATATGCAATATTATCTTGCAGGTTGCATAATTCATTGGGTTCTGAAATTTTATATATAGAAATGAGTTTATGGTATATGATCGAAGGAATATAGTAATTATATTCGGTATTAATACATTACTTTCACTTCCATGTAATGTTGAGTCATACAACCTGAAAAACAGTTTTTGTTTGAAAGCGTGAAGACCACCTTTCTCAAACAGCAACATTTAAAAAAAAGTGAATTATATAATATACAGTACTAAAACGATGattttatttagcaaaaaaaccATTTAAGCAAAAAGCAATATTAATTTTTAGAAAAAGGAGCTCGAAGTTTAATAAAAGCTTATAAACCTATTTCTGGATTAAAATTGTTCTTAAAGTGTGCCATTCAACAGGGAGATTCTGAAATTGCGGACACCAATACAAAAAGAGCCTAGATTTGCGGGCAGAGCTATAGTTCAATATAGAGAAGTCCTTGCTCGCTATTTGCATAACTCAAAACACAGCCAAGTGAGTCGGTTCTGTTAAGTTTTTTAGCTAGGCTTTTTACTTCAGATGCAAGCAAAGACCACATCTGCTTATAGATAATTAGATACCACTTTACCACCGAGATCCTCAATTCTAGCATGACACCGAGGTCCTCGATTCTAGCATGAGTTGATATAgtttattgatttaaaaatacATATCGTTCACTCAATGAAGACCAGACTGACCATGAGCCTCCTACAGAAAGTCTCAAAACAAAATCCTGGTATACAGAAAGAGAGGTACCTTGAGTCACCAACAAAATCATTTGAGACTACATCCTCATCAGTGTATCCAAGAATCCCATGAAGTGGTCCCTCCGATGCATACCTTCAGTACAATTCATAATGTAATGGTCAAAAACTTGCTATAATTtcaagttgaaaacaagaataTACTTATGAGGTGGTGGAGTGCGGAGGGGGGAGGCAAAGAAGACAATACTTTATTGCTGCTTTGACGTCTTCATATGAAGCACTTTTCTCAAGTCGACAAGTTAAATCCACAACAGAAACATTGGCTGTCGGAACACGAAAAGCCATTCCAGTGAGCTTTCCGTTGAGTTCTGGCAGCACCTTACCAACAGCCTGCAATTTCAAATATTAGAAAGAAACATATAAAAGGTCTTAAGAGTTTATCGATTTAACTAAACCTTGTACCTTTGCAGCACCAGTTGAACTAGGGATAATATTTTGCCCTGCACCACGTCCACCACGCCAATCTTTCATGGAAGGGCCATCAACAGTCTTCTGTGTAGCTGAACACATG is a genomic window containing:
- the LOC141713264 gene encoding metal tolerance protein 10-like, whose protein sequence is MEIGSGRETEMDYSYRTELLSSTGDQSSWRLDIDKFRLPRRHSSAQPFGFRSLLRIPRKQGKIAEYYEKQEKLLESFTEMETINETGCLPGSLTEDEMKQVARSERMAIQVSNIANLVLFVAKVFASIESRSLAVIASTLDSLLDLLSGFILWFTSYAMRNPNQYHYPIGKKRMQPVGIIVFASVMATLGLQILLESARELVTKSRPETDPGKEKWMIGIMVSVTVIKFVLMVYCRRFKNEIVRAYAQDHFFDVITNSVGLVTAVLAIQFHWWIDPTGAIIIALYTISTWAKTVIENVWSLIGRTAPPEFLAKLTYLIWNHHEEIKQIDTVRAYTFGSHYFVEVDIVLPEDMLLSQAHNIGETLQEKLEQLPEVERAFVHIDFEFTHRPEHNSKL